In the genome of Hyphobacterium sp. CCMP332, one region contains:
- a CDS encoding cystathionine beta-synthase has translation MKYLNSIIETIGNTPLIKLNKVNRGIKGTILVKVEYFNPGNSMKDRMAIKMVEDAEKEGKLKPGGTIIEGTSGNTGMGLALAAIAKGYKCVFTLADKQSKEKIDILKAMGAEVIVCPTNVEPTDPRSYYSVAKKLNEEIENSFYPNQYDNMSNTKAHYETTGPEIWKDTEGKITHYAAGVGTGGSMCGTAQYLKEQNKEVVTVGIDTYGSVFKKYKETGVFDEKEVYPYLTEGIGEDILPKNVDFSVIDHFVKVTDKDGAIMARRLAREEGLFIGWSCGSAVAGALDYAKENLKEEDVMVIILPDHGTRYLGKVYSDDWMKERGFLENRQFSNAREIAERQGKLITVSKEDKVSDVINLLNKKAISQIPVQNGHNEIVGSIVDSRLLKKIISDPELKNKKVEDVMEEPFPFVAMDTTVDTLSSMISKHGALLVRDESNTVHIITEADLLAEAVRN, from the coding sequence AATCCGGGTAATTCAATGAAAGACAGAATGGCCATTAAAATGGTAGAAGATGCTGAAAAGGAAGGCAAATTAAAACCGGGAGGGACCATTATCGAGGGTACTTCAGGCAATACCGGGATGGGGCTGGCCCTTGCTGCCATTGCCAAAGGTTATAAATGTGTTTTTACATTAGCTGATAAACAATCCAAAGAGAAAATCGACATCCTTAAAGCCATGGGGGCGGAAGTTATTGTTTGTCCTACCAATGTGGAGCCTACTGACCCGCGATCGTATTACTCTGTTGCAAAAAAGCTCAATGAGGAAATTGAAAACTCTTTTTATCCTAATCAATACGATAACATGTCGAATACGAAAGCCCATTATGAAACTACCGGGCCTGAAATTTGGAAGGATACTGAGGGAAAGATTACACATTATGCCGCCGGAGTAGGTACTGGAGGATCCATGTGCGGAACAGCCCAATACTTAAAAGAGCAAAATAAAGAGGTGGTTACTGTTGGTATTGATACTTATGGATCGGTATTTAAAAAATACAAAGAGACCGGCGTATTTGATGAAAAAGAAGTTTATCCCTATTTAACCGAAGGTATCGGAGAGGATATTCTTCCAAAAAATGTTGACTTTTCTGTGATTGATCATTTTGTAAAAGTAACAGATAAGGACGGTGCAATTATGGCGAGAAGGCTGGCACGTGAAGAAGGATTGTTCATTGGGTGGTCTTGTGGTTCTGCAGTGGCCGGAGCCCTCGATTACGCTAAAGAAAATTTAAAAGAGGAGGATGTCATGGTAATTATACTACCAGACCATGGTACGAGATATCTGGGAAAAGTATATAGCGATGACTGGATGAAGGAAAGAGGATTTTTAGAAAACCGACAGTTTTCTAATGCAAGAGAAATCGCTGAGCGACAAGGTAAATTAATTACAGTATCCAAAGAAGATAAGGTTTCGGATGTCATCAATCTTCTTAATAAAAAGGCCATATCTCAAATTCCCGTTCAAAACGGACACAATGAAATCGTAGGGAGTATTGTGGATTCGCGACTTTTAAAGAAAATCATCTCCGACCCGGAACTAAAAAACAAAAAAGTAGAGGATGTGATGGAAGAACCCTTCCCATTTGTGGCTATGGATACCACTGTTGATACTTTATCTTCAATGATTAGTAAACACGGAGCATTACTGGTAAGAGATGAATCTAACACGGTACACATTATAACAGAAGCTGATCTTCTTGCAGAAGCGGTTAGAAACTAA
- a CDS encoding insulinase family protein, whose amino-acid sequence MKKILTLVTLAIFTMGSKSNADTKMVEKVAQSTDKLVIPYEKYILDNGLTLIIHEDHSDPVVHIDVTYHVGSAREEIGKSGFAHFFEHMMFQGSENVGDDEHFKIVNESGGTLNGSTNKDRTNYFETLPSNQLEIGLWLEADRMGYLLDAVTQEKFEIQRATVKNERGQNYDNRPYGLAGEYSSKNLYPYGHPYSWLTIGYIEDLNRVDVNDLKKFFMRWYGPNNATLTVGGDVNPKNVLALTEKYFGSIPMGPEVKNMDKMIPTIESDRYVSYEDQIRFPMLRMTWPTVPVYHEDEAAIDCFASIIGGGQTSILHKNLIKTQKAVQASAFQPCYELSGEFTMLALANPGTQLAEIEKVFRESLKEFEERGVKDEDVRKYAAQRESSVIFGLSTVRGKVSQLAQYATFTESPNYIQKDLERYQNLTTEDVMNAYNKYIKSKASVILSVYPEGAKDLIAADDNFEIDKSNYKAGPDEYSDLVYNKPKDDFDRGVRPPSGENPVITIPETWRHALQNDIPIIGTSSNEIPVVNILLTLEGGQRLEAKDPSKAGITNLMTSLMNESTQNRSAEDMAKALELLGSSVSVRASDNQITVNIRTLKKYLGQTMELANEILFQPGFKEEDFNRLKKQQLEYIANQNTQAPAIATKVYNKILYGQNNILGIPSIGTTETVENISLADVKQYYARVFSPSTANIVVVGQVEKEEIIPLMNSFQQWNGKAVEIPKEFKIPIQENTTVYLVDKEKSAQSQVRIGKYTGLTYDATGEYYKTTLSNYPLGGFFNSRINMNLREDKGYTYGARSSFSADKYDGTFTAYAGVKLDATAASVNEFMSEISNYYQNGMTDSELEFMKNSIGQREALSYESPYQKASFLRRIITYNLEDDFTQKQNEILQNIKKEELDMLAKKYLDPDKMNIIVVGDKSVIKTDLEKLGFPVKELDKDGNEIVSPDTDKLKDKK is encoded by the coding sequence ATGAAGAAAATATTAACACTAGTCACTTTAGCCATTTTTACCATGGGGTCTAAGTCAAATGCTGATACCAAAATGGTAGAAAAAGTCGCCCAATCTACAGACAAACTTGTCATCCCTTATGAGAAATATATTCTCGATAATGGATTAACACTGATCATACACGAGGATCATTCCGATCCGGTCGTTCATATAGATGTAACATACCATGTAGGTTCTGCCAGAGAAGAAATTGGCAAATCCGGGTTTGCACATTTTTTTGAACACATGATGTTTCAGGGCTCTGAAAATGTCGGCGATGATGAACACTTTAAAATTGTGAATGAATCAGGTGGAACTCTCAATGGTAGCACAAATAAAGACAGAACCAATTATTTTGAAACATTACCTTCTAATCAATTGGAGATTGGACTATGGCTCGAAGCCGACAGAATGGGCTATTTATTAGACGCTGTAACTCAGGAAAAATTTGAAATCCAACGCGCTACTGTAAAAAATGAAAGAGGCCAAAACTACGACAACAGGCCATATGGCCTTGCAGGAGAGTACAGCTCCAAAAATCTATATCCATATGGGCATCCATATTCATGGTTGACCATAGGATATATTGAAGATTTGAACAGAGTTGATGTTAACGACCTAAAGAAATTTTTCATGCGTTGGTACGGACCCAACAATGCCACCTTAACCGTTGGCGGTGATGTGAATCCTAAAAATGTACTGGCACTTACAGAAAAATATTTTGGAAGTATTCCAATGGGGCCCGAAGTTAAAAACATGGATAAGATGATTCCTACGATTGAATCTGACCGATATGTTTCTTATGAAGATCAGATTAGATTTCCAATGCTTCGAATGACCTGGCCTACCGTTCCGGTTTATCATGAAGATGAAGCAGCCATTGATTGTTTTGCGAGTATTATTGGTGGAGGACAAACTTCGATTCTTCATAAAAACTTAATCAAAACTCAAAAAGCTGTACAGGCATCGGCCTTTCAACCCTGTTACGAACTTTCAGGTGAATTTACCATGTTGGCCCTCGCCAATCCGGGTACACAGCTAGCAGAAATTGAAAAAGTTTTCAGGGAATCACTCAAGGAATTTGAAGAAAGGGGTGTGAAAGATGAGGATGTAAGAAAATATGCTGCCCAGCGCGAATCATCGGTGATTTTTGGTCTTTCCACTGTTCGTGGAAAAGTATCTCAGCTCGCTCAATACGCAACTTTCACAGAAAGTCCAAATTACATTCAAAAAGATCTCGAGAGATATCAAAATCTAACAACCGAGGATGTAATGAATGCCTATAATAAATATATCAAAAGCAAAGCCTCCGTTATTTTGAGTGTATATCCTGAAGGCGCCAAGGACCTGATAGCCGCAGATGACAATTTTGAAATTGACAAATCGAATTACAAAGCAGGTCCGGATGAATATTCGGATTTAGTCTATAATAAACCCAAAGATGATTTTGACAGAGGTGTTAGACCTCCATCAGGTGAAAATCCGGTAATTACCATTCCAGAAACCTGGCGTCATGCATTGCAAAATGATATTCCAATCATCGGCACAAGCAGCAATGAAATTCCCGTTGTAAATATTCTTCTGACTTTGGAAGGTGGACAAAGATTGGAAGCAAAGGATCCATCCAAGGCAGGAATAACCAATCTTATGACCAGCTTGATGAACGAGTCAACGCAAAACAGAAGTGCGGAAGACATGGCAAAAGCCCTGGAATTATTGGGAAGCTCAGTCTCTGTAAGGGCTTCAGATAATCAAATTACTGTCAATATAAGGACTCTGAAAAAATACCTGGGTCAAACAATGGAATTGGCCAATGAAATTTTATTTCAACCGGGTTTTAAAGAAGAAGATTTTAATCGTTTAAAAAAGCAGCAACTCGAATATATTGCCAATCAAAATACACAGGCTCCGGCAATAGCAACGAAGGTTTATAATAAAATTTTATACGGTCAGAACAACATATTGGGGATTCCTTCAATAGGTACTACCGAAACTGTTGAAAATATTAGTCTGGCTGATGTCAAACAATATTATGCAAGAGTCTTCTCCCCTTCCACAGCAAACATTGTAGTTGTGGGGCAGGTAGAAAAAGAAGAAATCATTCCTTTAATGAATAGTTTTCAACAATGGAATGGCAAAGCGGTTGAAATTCCCAAGGAATTTAAAATTCCAATACAGGAGAATACCACAGTGTATTTGGTTGATAAAGAAAAATCGGCTCAGTCTCAGGTCAGAATTGGAAAGTACACCGGCCTGACCTACGATGCAACGGGTGAATATTACAAAACCACTTTAAGTAATTACCCTTTAGGAGGTTTCTTTAATTCAAGAATCAACATGAATTTGAGAGAAGATAAAGGTTATACTTATGGAGCCCGTTCCAGTTTTAGTGCAGATAAATACGATGGAACATTTACGGCTTATGCAGGCGTAAAACTTGATGCAACTGCTGCTTCAGTGAATGAATTTATGAGTGAGATTTCAAACTATTACCAAAACGGAATGACGGATTCGGAATTGGAATTTATGAAAAATTCCATTGGTCAAAGAGAAGCGTTGTCCTATGAATCTCCTTATCAAAAAGCATCCTTTCTTCGAAGAATCATAACATATAATCTGGAAGATGATTTCACACAGAAGCAAAATGAAATCTTACAAAATATTAAGAAAGAGGAACTGGATATGCTTGCCAAAAAATACCTTGACCCCGATAAAATGAATATCATTGTTGTGGGAGATAAATCAGTTATAAAAACAGATTTAGAAAAATTGGGCTTTCCTGTCAAGGAACTCGACAAGGACGGGAACGAAATAGTCAGTCCTGATACAGATAAACTAAAAGATAAAAAATAA